The Candidatus Hydrogenedentota bacterium nucleotide sequence CTAGACTGTTTTCGAGAACGTTCCCTGCTTCTTCAACAATTGAACCCCGATTCCGTTCAAGATATCGGGAATAGGCGGCAAAAGGGAACCCCGCGCCGAGCGGGCCTCTTGACAGGCTTCGGCCGCGTTGATAGGCTGAGCGTTCCACCCACCAACTGGAAGGAGACGGGTTATGAGCGGGCGCAAGACGTATCGGACCCATGCAGTCTTTTTCGCGGCGGCCGTCGTGCTGCTGCTGACCGCGGCGGCGCTGGCGCAGGACAACGCCGTGCAAGTCACGTTCGGCGACAAGCGCGACGTGGACCCCGCCGCGTCGCCGGACGGAAAGCGGCTCGTGTTCGCGTCTAACCGGACGGGCGATTTCTGCATTTACGCGGTGACTTTCGGCGAGGCGGGCGTCGTGCAATTGACACAGAGCGAAAAGGACGACCGCCAGCCGTGCTGGTCGCCCGACGGCAAGAAGGTCATCTTCACGTCGCGGCGCACCGGCCACGGCGACCTCTACGAGATGGCCAGCGACGGCAGTTCGGGCTTCCTGCAAATCACCGACCGCGGCGATGTCGAGGAGTGGCCGTCCTACGCGCCCAAGAGCGGCGGGCTGCTCTTCGTGACCGGCCCCTATAAGCGCATCCAGATTCGCGAGAAGATGAATGTCGTCGTGGCGGACGCCGCCGCGCAGGCCAACACGCCGCGCCTGCTGACGGAAGGCGACGAGCCCCGCTATTCGCCCGACGGGTCGCGCGTGCTCTTCGTCTCGCGACGCACGAAGAACAAGGATGTATGGGTCATGAGCGCCGACGGCGGACTCCAGACGCAATTGACCAACGACCCCAAAGACGACGAGAATCCCTGCTGGTCGCCCGACGGCAAGCACATCGTGTTCGCGTCGGAACGGACCGGGAATTTCGACCTCTGGGTCATGAATACGGACGGCACGGAAGTGCGCCAGTTGACCTCGACGCCCGCACACGAGCGCCAGCCAAGTTGGTCCTCGACGGACCATATCTACTTCACGCGCGAGGCG carries:
- a CDS encoding PD40 domain-containing protein yields the protein MSGRKTYRTHAVFFAAAVVLLLTAAALAQDNAVQVTFGDKRDVDPAASPDGKRLVFASNRTGDFCIYAVTFGEAGVVQLTQSEKDDRQPCWSPDGKKVIFTSRRTGHGDLYEMASDGSSGFLQITDRGDVEEWPSYAPKSGGLLFVTGPYKRIQIREKMNVVVADAAAQANTPRLLTEGDEPRYSPDGSRVLFVSRRTKNKDVWVMSADGGLQTQLTNDPKDDENPCWSPDGKHIVFASERTGNFDLWVMNTDGTEVRQLTSTPAHERQPSWSSTDHIYFTREASSSQSNIFRINAP